One window from the genome of Anolis sagrei isolate rAnoSag1 chromosome 4, rAnoSag1.mat, whole genome shotgun sequence encodes:
- the FKBP1A gene encoding peptidyl-prolyl cis-trans isomerase FKBP1A isoform X1 has product MRGFFCILREAQHLERRGNRFGAGLIPGWRARQPLRRRGSSPNPFFLSPSRFQSFGSAAAAASRRVFVSLRADTGQGHRRGPGESDRQAAKPEWASTSKRFPPGTEGLSPSVARPAWCTTRGCWKMGKSLTPPGTGISHSSL; this is encoded by the exons ATGCGCGGCTTCTTTTGCATTCTGAGGGAGGCTCAGCATTTGGAAAGGCGAGGCAACCGTTTCGGGGCGGGGCTTATCCCCGGCTGGCGCGCGAGGCAGCCACTGCGCAGGCGCGGCTCCTCCCCcaaccccttttttctttccccctcgAGGTTCCAGTCATTTGGCAGTGCCGCCGCCGCCGCGTCTAGACGCGTTTTCGTCTCGCTGCGTGCGGATACCGGGCAGGGACACCGCCGCGGGCCGGGCGAGTCAGACAGGCAGGCAGCCAAACCAGAATGGGCGTCCACGTCGAAACGGTTTCCCCCGGGGACG GAAGGACTTTCCCCAAGCGTGGCCAGACCTGCGTGGTGCACTACACGG ggATGCTGGAAGATGGGAAAAAGTTTGACTCCTCCCGGGACAGGAATAAGCCATTCAAGTTTGTGA